From Methanorbis rubei, one genomic window encodes:
- a CDS encoding DNA-directed RNA polymerase, with amino-acid sequence MYYKLKLNDKVRVPPERMGEDLNTVILDVLQEQFEGSVDKEMGIFIAVTGVNRVGDGEIIYSDGGVYYDVDFEAVTLRLSLQEVLEGIVVETTSFGAFISLGPIDAMLHMSQITDEYIDYDEKNSRLVCKDTGRTLAVGDTVRARVVALSLNEREPRESKIGLTMRQPGLGTLAWIADEHNREQAEKERK; translated from the coding sequence ATGTATTATAAGCTGAAATTAAACGATAAGGTCAGAGTTCCGCCGGAGCGCATGGGCGAGGATCTGAACACCGTTATTCTTGATGTTCTGCAGGAGCAGTTCGAGGGAAGCGTTGACAAGGAGATGGGTATCTTCATCGCAGTGACCGGTGTGAACCGTGTCGGCGACGGCGAGATCATCTACAGCGACGGCGGCGTGTATTATGATGTGGACTTTGAGGCAGTGACGCTTCGTCTGTCTCTGCAGGAAGTTCTCGAAGGTATTGTCGTGGAGACGACGAGCTTTGGCGCGTTCATCTCGCTTGGACCGATCGATGCAATGCTGCACATGAGTCAGATAACCGATGAATACATCGATTATGATGAGAAGAACTCCCGGCTTGTCTGTAAGGACACCGGCAGAACGCTCGCGGTGGGCGACACGGTGCGCGCACGCGTGGTTGCTCTGTCACTGAACGAACGCGAGCCGCGTGAGTCAAAGATCGGTCTGACGATGCGTCAGCCGGGTCTTGGAACGCTTGCGTGGATTGCGGATGAGCACAACCGCGAGCAGGCTGAGAAGGAGCGGAAGTAA
- a CDS encoding 30S ribosomal protein S24e has protein sequence MEIKITSNTRNELLSRNEVAFTAVYDGATPARADIGAKIAAMQNTPVEKLILSSLKGRFGTKAVTGVARIYDSVDALNATERAFLIARGKPKAEKEE, from the coding sequence ATGGAGATTAAGATCACCTCAAATACCAGAAACGAGCTTTTAAGCCGTAATGAGGTTGCGTTCACCGCAGTATATGACGGCGCAACCCCAGCCCGTGCAGACATCGGAGCAAAAATTGCAGCGATGCAGAATACCCCGGTCGAAAAACTCATCCTCTCTTCACTGAAAGGACGCTTCGGAACCAAAGCCGTTACCGGCGTTGCACGCATCTACGACTCAGTTGACGCACTGAACGCAACTGAGCGTGCATTCCTGATTGCCCGCGGAAAGCCAAAGGCAGAAAAGGAGGAGTAA
- a CDS encoding translation initiation factor IF-2 subunit gamma has protein sequence MHDPTIPNVNIGVVGHVDHGKTTLVSQLTGSWTDRHSEELKRGISIRLGYADATFYKCSKCQGPESWSNTDTCQICGGKLEPVRSVSFVDAPGHETLMATMLSGSAIMDGAMLVIAANEPCPQPQTKEHLMALELTGIKNIIIVQNKIDVVPQKQAIENYKQIKAFVKGTVAENAPIIPVSAQKKINFGVLIDALNTTIPDMEREADVPPIMLIARSFDVNRPGSSWRDIKGGVIGGSLIRGEFREGDDMEIRPGRQYMSENKAKWEPITTKITSMNKASHKVAVATPGGLSAIGTKLDPAITKSDTLVGQVAGAVGSLPPVWEKMKFDMTLMDRVVGSASEQNIEPLRLKEPLMLSVGTAVTVGIVMAAKKNQAEVILKRPVCAELGSRIAISRQVGGRWRLIGMGILTE, from the coding sequence TTGCATGATCCTACAATACCAAACGTAAATATCGGCGTGGTAGGCCACGTTGACCACGGGAAGACCACCCTGGTCAGCCAGCTTACCGGCTCATGGACAGACCGCCACAGTGAAGAACTGAAGCGCGGTATCTCCATCCGCCTCGGCTATGCCGACGCGACATTTTACAAATGCTCGAAATGCCAGGGCCCGGAGTCCTGGTCGAATACTGATACATGCCAAATCTGCGGCGGAAAACTTGAACCGGTACGGTCCGTCTCCTTTGTGGACGCCCCGGGTCACGAAACCCTGATGGCAACCATGCTTTCCGGTTCTGCAATCATGGACGGCGCAATGCTGGTCATTGCCGCCAACGAGCCGTGCCCGCAGCCGCAGACAAAAGAGCACCTGATGGCGCTTGAGCTGACCGGCATCAAGAACATCATCATCGTTCAGAATAAGATTGACGTGGTGCCCCAGAAGCAGGCGATTGAAAACTACAAACAGATCAAAGCGTTTGTGAAAGGAACGGTTGCGGAAAACGCACCGATCATTCCGGTGTCAGCCCAGAAAAAGATCAACTTCGGTGTCTTGATCGATGCGCTGAACACCACGATCCCTGATATGGAACGTGAGGCAGATGTTCCGCCGATCATGCTGATCGCACGATCCTTTGATGTCAACCGTCCGGGAAGTTCCTGGCGCGACATCAAAGGCGGTGTCATTGGCGGGTCCTTGATCCGCGGTGAGTTCCGTGAGGGCGACGATATGGAGATCCGTCCGGGCAGACAGTACATGTCTGAGAACAAGGCAAAATGGGAGCCGATTACAACCAAGATTACCTCCATGAACAAGGCGTCCCACAAAGTTGCCGTAGCAACTCCGGGCGGTCTTTCAGCAATTGGTACAAAACTTGATCCTGCTATTACGAAAAGCGATACGCTTGTCGGACAGGTAGCCGGAGCGGTCGGATCCCTTCCGCCGGTCTGGGAGAAGATGAAGTTTGACATGACGTTAATGGACCGCGTGGTAGGTTCTGCATCCGAGCAGAACATTGAGCCGCTACGGTTGAAAGAGCCGCTGATGCTGTCTGTCGGGACAGCCGTCACCGTCGGTATTGTCATGGCAGCAAAGAAAAATCAGGCAGAGGTTATTCTCAAGCGGCCGGTTTGTGCGGAACTTGGTTCCCGGATTGCAATCAGCCGGCAGGTTGGTGGCAGATGGCGTCTGATCGGCATGGGCATCCTGACCGAGTAA
- a CDS encoding 30S ribosomal protein S27ae, whose product MAAKKKVAKETPKRSELYAVDGQGKATTTHRHCPRCGPGVFMGEHSDRFACGKCGYTEFKQ is encoded by the coding sequence ATGGCAGCAAAGAAGAAGGTAGCAAAGGAAACCCCAAAACGCAGCGAGCTCTATGCAGTTGACGGACAGGGAAAAGCAACCACCACTCACCGCCACTGCCCGCGCTGCGGCCCGGGTGTCTTTATGGGCGAGCACTCTGACCGCTTCGCCTGCGGAAAATGCGGATATACTGAGTTTAAGCAATAA
- a CDS encoding GTP-dependent dephospho-CoA kinase family protein: MVSGRMLCTVGDVVTHSALSRGIIPAVGVIDGLTMRSPYLAMPEISQHILHVKNPAGTITDELVATLKEAVALTPCVIMVDGEEDLAVLPLIKLLPDDALVVYGQPNEGVVLCLVTPELRQRADYLLSCFVRC, translated from the coding sequence ATGGTTTCCGGCAGAATGCTGTGCACGGTCGGCGATGTGGTGACGCACTCCGCACTTTCGCGCGGAATTATTCCTGCGGTCGGAGTTATCGATGGTCTGACGATGCGATCACCATATCTTGCGATGCCGGAGATTTCCCAGCATATCCTTCATGTGAAAAATCCTGCCGGAACGATCACTGACGAGCTGGTGGCAACGCTTAAAGAAGCAGTGGCACTCACTCCGTGTGTGATTATGGTGGACGGCGAGGAGGATCTCGCGGTTCTTCCGCTGATAAAGCTCCTGCCTGATGATGCACTGGTGGTTTACGGCCAGCCGAACGAAGGCGTGGTGCTCTGCCTAGTAACGCCAGAGCTGCGGCAGCGTGCGGATTATCTTCTGTCCTGTTTTGTTCGCTGCTGA
- a CDS encoding PIN domain-containing protein: MASDRHGHPDRVTVVLDTNALMMPAQFGVDLFEGLRELLGGCDVFVPAEVVYELRGLMQGCGKNAAAARFGLTVAGRCTVLPPIEEDIPVDDKIIRTAEMFNAVVVTNDRKLKDRLLSLRIPVVVLRSRTRLELIGK; encoded by the coding sequence ATGGCGTCTGATCGGCATGGGCATCCTGACCGAGTAACGGTTGTTCTGGACACCAATGCTCTGATGATGCCTGCACAGTTTGGCGTGGACCTCTTTGAAGGTCTGCGCGAACTGCTTGGAGGATGCGATGTCTTCGTACCTGCCGAGGTGGTGTACGAGCTGCGCGGTCTGATGCAGGGATGCGGGAAAAATGCGGCGGCGGCACGGTTTGGTCTGACGGTTGCCGGACGCTGCACGGTCCTTCCTCCGATTGAAGAGGACATCCCGGTGGATGACAAAATAATCCGAACAGCAGAGATGTTTAATGCTGTTGTAGTGACCAATGATAGAAAGTTAAAAGACCGTCTGCTCAGTCTCCGCATTCCGGTTGTTGTACTCCGGTCGCGGACAAGGCTTGAGCTGATAGGAAAATGA
- the spt4 gene encoding transcription elongation factor subunit Spt4, producing MAPKRTSKKMLQACRNCHKVLEADKVQCPECQGNALTTEWFGYMVIIDSRHSDVAKKMNIDYNGRYALKVR from the coding sequence ATGGCACCGAAGCGGACGTCGAAGAAGATGCTGCAGGCATGCCGCAACTGCCACAAGGTGCTGGAGGCCGATAAGGTCCAGTGTCCGGAGTGTCAGGGTAATGCACTGACAACCGAGTGGTTCGGGTATATGGTTATCATCGACTCCCGTCACTCGGATGTTGCAAAAAAGATGAATATCGACTATAACGGCCGCTACGCCCTTAAGGTCAGATAA
- a CDS encoding DUF2098 domain-containing protein, with translation MSMLAIGQTVRYGRTGTVGKIVALIEEDNSTFAELDSTGLYYRVDQLTAISDIVHKETESRDFRKDLEQEQERVREMNESAWQNTDQSCEGGG, from the coding sequence ATGAGCATGCTTGCAATCGGGCAGACAGTGCGATACGGAAGGACAGGAACGGTGGGAAAAATTGTTGCTCTAATAGAGGAGGACAACTCCACATTTGCCGAGCTTGACAGCACCGGACTCTACTATCGTGTCGACCAGCTCACTGCAATCAGTGATATTGTCCACAAAGAAACCGAAAGCAGGGACTTCAGAAAAGATCTCGAACAGGAACAGGAAAGAGTCCGCGAGATGAATGAAAGTGCCTGGCAAAATACCGACCAGAGTTGTGAAGGCGGAGGATAA
- the nikR gene encoding nickel-responsive transcriptional regulator NikR produces the protein MVGDSDLSRIGISLPQNLLDKFDGIIGLRGYSSRSEGIRDAIRSYITYYEWMSDVKGERQGVITMVYDHDHRGLMQTITEIQHEHRETIQSTLHAHVNDERCLEVILVRGDGVKLKEVAEKLMALKGVESVKLTTIPVN, from the coding sequence ATGGTTGGAGACTCGGATCTTTCACGCATAGGAATATCCCTTCCACAGAATCTTCTGGATAAATTCGACGGAATTATCGGACTTCGCGGTTACTCCTCAAGGTCGGAAGGCATCCGCGATGCAATTCGCAGTTATATCACGTATTATGAATGGATGTCTGATGTGAAAGGCGAACGCCAGGGCGTTATCACCATGGTCTATGATCATGATCACCGCGGTCTCATGCAGACGATTACGGAGATACAGCATGAACACCGCGAAACCATCCAGTCCACCCTGCATGCACACGTAAATGACGAACGGTGCCTTGAGGTTATCCTTGTCCGCGGTGACGGTGTGAAGCTCAAAGAGGTCGCAGAGAAGCTGATGGCCCTCAAAGGCGTTGAGTCAGTAAAGCTGACCACCATTCCGGTCAACTAA